A region of Pseudomonas saponiphila DNA encodes the following proteins:
- the ggt gene encoding gamma-glutamyltransferase — protein sequence MRILLFKTLTLAAAIAASGSAFAAALEGGAVAAPNQYGADVAAQILKKGGNAVDAAVATAFTLAVTYPEAGNIGGGGFMTMFIDGKPYFLDYRETAPKAATRDMYLNEKGEVIENLSLVGARAAGVPGTVMGLWEAHQKFGKLPWSELITPAVGYAKNGFKVADKQYQYREDALKLFNGSTNFGDYFGSMKPGETFRQPELAATLERIADQGAKEFYSGKTADLLVAQMQADKGLITKQDLQDYKVQWRQPLQVNFRGNTLYTAPPPSSGGVALAQLISIKEERAADFKGVELNSAKYIHLLAEIEKRVFADRADYLGDPAFSEVPVKQLTDPAYLKKRAAEVNPNAISATEKVRPGLERHQTTHFSIVDAQGNAVSNTYTLNWDYGSGVVVKGAGFLLNDEMDDFSAKPGVANAFGVVGGDANAIAPGKRMLSSMSPSLVTRDGKVTLVLGTPGGSRIFTSIFQVLNNLYDYHLPLEKAVAAQRVHHQLLPKDTIYYDAYAPLTGKVADELKSMGYTLEDQGWEMGDIQAIRVNGSALETASDPRGRGVGKVVQ from the coding sequence ATGCGCATTCTGTTGTTCAAGACCCTGACCCTTGCAGCCGCCATCGCCGCCAGCGGTTCGGCCTTTGCCGCGGCCCTGGAAGGCGGCGCGGTGGCGGCGCCCAACCAGTACGGCGCCGATGTTGCGGCGCAGATCCTGAAGAAGGGCGGCAACGCGGTGGATGCGGCGGTGGCCACCGCGTTCACCCTGGCGGTGACCTACCCCGAAGCCGGCAACATCGGTGGCGGCGGGTTCATGACGATGTTCATCGACGGCAAACCCTACTTCCTCGACTACCGGGAAACCGCGCCCAAGGCCGCGACCCGGGACATGTACCTGAACGAAAAGGGTGAGGTGATCGAGAACCTGAGCCTGGTGGGCGCCCGCGCCGCCGGGGTGCCGGGCACCGTGATGGGGCTGTGGGAGGCGCATCAGAAGTTCGGCAAGTTGCCGTGGAGCGAGTTGATCACGCCGGCCGTGGGTTATGCGAAGAACGGTTTCAAGGTGGCGGACAAGCAGTACCAGTACCGCGAGGATGCGTTGAAGCTGTTCAATGGCAGCACCAACTTCGGCGACTACTTCGGCAGCATGAAGCCGGGTGAAACCTTCCGTCAGCCGGAGCTGGCCGCGACCCTGGAACGCATTGCCGACCAGGGCGCCAAGGAGTTCTACAGCGGCAAGACCGCCGACTTGCTGGTGGCCCAGATGCAGGCCGACAAGGGCCTGATCACCAAGCAGGACCTGCAGGACTACAAGGTCCAGTGGCGCCAGCCGCTGCAGGTCAACTTCCGAGGCAACACCCTGTACACCGCGCCGCCACCCAGCTCCGGCGGTGTGGCCCTGGCGCAGCTGATCAGCATCAAGGAAGAACGCGCCGCGGACTTCAAGGGCGTCGAGCTGAACTCGGCCAAGTACATCCACTTGCTGGCGGAAATCGAAAAACGCGTGTTCGCCGACCGCGCCGACTACCTGGGCGACCCGGCGTTTTCCGAAGTACCGGTCAAGCAACTGACCGACCCGGCCTACCTGAAAAAACGCGCCGCCGAGGTCAACCCCAATGCCATCTCGGCCACCGAGAAGGTGCGTCCCGGGCTTGAGCGGCACCAGACCACCCACTTCTCCATCGTCGATGCCCAGGGCAACGCGGTGAGCAACACCTACACCCTGAACTGGGACTACGGCAGTGGCGTGGTGGTCAAGGGCGCGGGCTTTTTGCTCAACGACGAAATGGACGACTTCAGCGCCAAGCCTGGCGTGGCCAACGCCTTCGGCGTGGTCGGCGGCGATGCCAACGCCATTGCTCCCGGCAAGCGCATGCTGTCGTCCATGAGCCCGAGCCTGGTGACCCGCGATGGCAAGGTCACCCTGGTACTGGGCACCCCCGGTGGTTCGCGGATCTTCACCTCGATCTTCCAGGTGCTGAATAACCTCTATGACTACCACCTGCCGCTGGAGAAAGCCGTGGCCGCCCAGCGCGTGCATCACCAACTGCTGCCCAAGGACACGATCTACTACGACGCCTATGCGCCGCTGACCGGCAAGGTCGCCGATGAGCTGAAAAGCATGGGCTACACCCTGGAAGACCAGGGCTGGGAGATGGGCGATATCCAGGCAATCCGGGTCAACGGCAGCGCGCTTGAAACCGCCTCCGACCCCCGCGGCCGTGGTGTCGGCAAAGTCGTCCAATAA
- a CDS encoding gluconate:H+ symporter produces MAPASGFWLLGYAAVAIIALIVLIARYRLNPFIVITLVSVGLALMAGMPPSGVVSAYEAGVGKTLGHIALVVALGTMLGKLMAESGGAEQVARTLIDRFGERNAHWAMVCIAFLVGLPLFFEVGFVLLIPIAFTVARRVGVSLLMVGLPMVAGLSVVHALVPPHPGAMLAVQAYQASVGQTLLYAILIGVPTAIIAGPVYARFIVPHIHLPAENPLERQFIAREPRPRLPSFGLTMATILLPVVLMLIGGWANLLAEPGTGLNQFLLFIGNSVIALLVATLVSFWTLGLAQGINRESILKFTNECLAPTAGITLLVGAGGGLNRILIDSGVTEQIVGLAHEFQLSPLWMGWLFAVLMRVATGSATVALTTASGVVAPVAVGLGYPHPELLVIATGAGSVILSHVNDGGFWLVKEYFNMTVTQTFKTWTVLETLISLIAFGLTLGLAELL; encoded by the coding sequence ATGGCTCCCGCATCGGGTTTCTGGCTGCTGGGCTACGCCGCAGTCGCCATCATTGCGTTGATCGTGCTGATCGCCCGCTACCGACTCAACCCCTTTATCGTCATCACCCTGGTGTCCGTCGGCCTGGCGCTGATGGCCGGCATGCCGCCGTCCGGCGTGGTGAGCGCCTATGAAGCCGGGGTCGGCAAGACCCTGGGCCACATTGCCCTGGTGGTGGCCCTGGGCACCATGCTCGGCAAGTTGATGGCCGAATCCGGCGGTGCCGAACAAGTGGCACGGACCTTGATCGATCGTTTCGGCGAGCGCAACGCGCACTGGGCCATGGTCTGCATTGCCTTCCTGGTGGGCCTGCCGCTGTTTTTCGAAGTGGGCTTTGTGCTGCTGATCCCCATCGCCTTCACCGTGGCGCGGCGGGTTGGGGTATCGCTGTTGATGGTGGGCCTGCCCATGGTCGCTGGGCTGTCGGTGGTCCACGCCCTGGTACCGCCGCATCCGGGGGCGATGCTGGCGGTGCAGGCCTATCAGGCTTCGGTGGGGCAGACCCTGCTGTACGCGATTCTGATCGGTGTGCCCACGGCCATCATCGCCGGTCCGGTGTATGCCCGGTTCATCGTGCCGCACATCCACCTGCCCGCAGAGAACCCCCTGGAGCGTCAGTTCATCGCCCGCGAGCCGCGCCCGCGCCTGCCGAGCTTCGGCCTGACCATGGCCACCATCCTGCTGCCGGTGGTGCTGATGCTGATCGGCGGCTGGGCCAACTTGCTGGCCGAGCCGGGCACCGGGCTCAATCAGTTCCTGCTGTTCATCGGCAACTCGGTGATCGCCCTGCTGGTGGCGACCCTGGTGAGTTTCTGGACCCTGGGGCTGGCCCAGGGCATCAATCGCGAGTCGATCCTCAAGTTCACCAACGAATGCCTGGCGCCCACGGCTGGCATCACCCTGCTGGTGGGGGCCGGGGGCGGCCTGAATCGGATTCTGATCGACTCCGGGGTCACCGAGCAGATCGTCGGCCTGGCCCATGAATTCCAGCTGTCGCCGCTGTGGATGGGCTGGCTGTTCGCGGTGCTGATGCGGGTCGCCACCGGCTCCGCCACCGTGGCCCTGACCACCGCCTCGGGAGTGGTGGCGCCGGTGGCCGTTGGCCTTGGCTACCCGCACCCGGAATTGCTGGTGATCGCCACCGGCGCCGGCTCGGTGATCCTGTCCCACGTCAACGACGGTGGCTTCTGGCTGGTGAAGGAATACTTCAATATGACCGTCACTCAAACCTTCAAGACCTGGACCGTGCTGGAGACGCTGATTTCGCTGATCGCCTTCGGCCTGACCCTGGGACTCGCGGAGCTGCTGTAG
- a CDS encoding MurR/RpiR family transcriptional regulator → MDILYKIRAGLNDFSAGEQRVARLLLDDVGFGASASLDQLAQRAEVSAATLSRFARSVGCRDLRQLRLQLAQASGVGSRFLDPGSAPEQSGFYRQIVGDIESVLHRHLAGFTQAQFADAVRLLGRARMIHAFGSGGCSTLCSGELQVRLVRLGYPIAACHDPVMMRVTAAALGPQNAVIACSLTGITPELLEAVTLARTYGAGILAITLPDSPLAQLADVLLPLHSAETPFIYKPTAARYGMLLAIDVLATELALAQPDDNQERLRRIKLALDHYRGGEDCLPLGD, encoded by the coding sequence ATGGACATTCTTTACAAGATCCGTGCGGGGCTGAATGACTTCAGCGCCGGGGAGCAGCGGGTCGCCCGTCTGCTGCTGGACGACGTCGGCTTTGGCGCCTCGGCCAGCCTCGACCAACTGGCCCAGCGCGCCGAAGTCAGCGCCGCCACCCTGTCGCGGTTTGCCCGCAGCGTCGGCTGCCGCGATCTGCGTCAACTGCGCCTGCAACTGGCCCAGGCCAGCGGCGTCGGCAGTCGCTTTCTCGACCCGGGCAGTGCGCCCGAACAGTCCGGTTTCTACCGGCAGATCGTCGGCGACATCGAGTCCGTGCTGCATCGGCACCTGGCTGGTTTCACCCAGGCGCAGTTCGCCGACGCGGTGCGCTTGCTGGGGCGGGCGCGGATGATTCACGCCTTCGGCAGCGGCGGCTGCTCGACCCTGTGCAGCGGTGAACTGCAGGTGCGCCTGGTGCGCCTGGGCTACCCCATCGCTGCCTGTCACGACCCGGTGATGATGCGGGTCACCGCCGCCGCCCTGGGGCCGCAAAACGCAGTGATCGCCTGTTCCCTGACCGGCATCACCCCCGAGTTGCTGGAGGCGGTGACCCTGGCGCGCACTTATGGCGCGGGTATCCTGGCCATCACCTTGCCCGACTCGCCCCTGGCGCAACTGGCGGATGTGCTGCTGCCCCTGCACAGCGCCGAAACCCCGTTCATCTATAAACCCACCGCCGCCCGCTACGGCATGCTGCTGGCCATCGACGTGCTGGCCACCGAGTTGGCCCTGGCCCAGCCGGACGACAACCAGGAGCGCCTGCGGCGGATCAAGCTGGCCCTGGACCATTACCGTGGCGGCGAAGACTGCCTGCCCCTGGGAGACTGA